A stretch of Sulfurimonas xiamenensis DNA encodes these proteins:
- a CDS encoding sugar phosphate nucleotidyltransferase, protein MKAVVMAGGFGTRIQPLTHSRPKPMLPIVNRPMMEHTMIMLRDLGISEFIVLLYFKPEIIQNYFGDGSEFGIKITYVVPDDDYGTAGAVKLAEEYIGDENFIVISGDLVTDFNFEKIFEFHKQRKAKLSIGLTSVENPLQFGVVIANEDNVIEKFLEKPSWGEVFSDTINTGIYVIEPEILEYIPQGENFDFAKDLFPLLMKKGVDLMGYNLEGYWRDVGNPESYREVYDDILNERVAFKFNGIVKKYTEGILYSDEEYNLNSSVKILGTVVLGKHVKIKDDVKLSNSVIGDNVSIGNGCSISNSVIWEDVKMKKNIKLDNAVICNNNSIDKNVTAKAGLILSEGCEVGELASFEHDVIIWPNKKIEAASIISHNLVFGSRYKNSIFENGTVTGKSNVELSCEMATKLAEAFAAQLPVGAKVAVGRDHDKSSRMLKRAFLGGLLSAGINVLDLRSIAPSILRYTIAKNPDLVGGAHFKQDVFHSANSQITLFNEEAIRIDQNSAKSIEKTFFTEKFRRVDFLRIGEIEETMYFKECYSYKAAIKSKIDQTIIKSNRFKVVLDLMHGSTGDVFSIILNEIGVENIVLNANYDEQKLSNFNALKKRSEENISKIVSSLGCDIGIMIYPNAQRIYLVTDEGEILDMVKGLLVVLYLLNMHASQTRKKVILPTWAPDIFKFENLDIQRGKYSDFKAQKLREYSLIATVDGNFAFTEFGVFRDAIYASLKIMEMLSFSQYKLSEISRKIDDFCYMQEKIECSQALKGKMMRKFLEDAKGKRSSSEDGVKIWENETDWILMIPDQYSDHLNFYIQASTKEGAEALLKSYTQKIEIWSKEK, encoded by the coding sequence ATGAAAGCAGTAGTAATGGCAGGTGGATTTGGAACAAGAATCCAACCTTTAACACATTCAAGACCAAAACCGATGTTGCCTATAGTCAATAGACCTATGATGGAACACACTATGATAATGCTAAGAGATCTTGGGATTTCAGAGTTTATTGTTCTGCTCTATTTTAAACCTGAGATCATTCAAAACTATTTTGGCGACGGAAGTGAGTTTGGAATCAAAATAACCTATGTCGTTCCTGATGATGACTATGGAACAGCGGGGGCTGTAAAACTGGCCGAGGAGTATATCGGAGATGAGAATTTTATCGTTATAAGCGGTGATTTGGTTACTGATTTTAATTTTGAAAAAATATTTGAGTTTCATAAGCAAAGAAAAGCAAAACTCTCCATAGGGCTCACTTCTGTTGAAAACCCGCTTCAATTTGGTGTAGTTATAGCAAATGAAGATAATGTCATAGAGAAATTTTTAGAAAAACCAAGCTGGGGCGAAGTTTTTAGCGATACGATAAATACAGGCATCTATGTTATTGAACCTGAGATATTGGAGTATATCCCGCAAGGAGAAAATTTTGACTTTGCAAAAGATCTTTTCCCTTTGCTTATGAAAAAGGGAGTGGATTTGATGGGATATAATCTTGAGGGGTATTGGAGAGATGTAGGAAACCCTGAGAGTTACCGTGAAGTATATGATGATATCTTAAACGAAAGAGTCGCTTTTAAATTTAACGGCATTGTTAAAAAATATACAGAGGGCATTTTATACAGTGATGAAGAGTACAATCTAAACTCCTCTGTTAAAATTTTAGGGACTGTTGTCCTTGGTAAACATGTAAAGATAAAAGATGATGTAAAACTTAGTAATTCAGTTATCGGTGACAATGTATCAATCGGAAACGGATGCAGTATCTCAAATAGCGTTATTTGGGAAGATGTCAAGATGAAAAAAAATATAAAACTTGATAATGCTGTTATCTGTAATAATAATTCAATTGATAAAAATGTAACCGCAAAAGCCGGACTTATTCTCTCAGAAGGGTGTGAAGTCGGAGAACTTGCCTCCTTTGAACATGATGTAATTATTTGGCCCAATAAAAAGATTGAAGCTGCTTCAATAATAAGTCATAATCTTGTTTTTGGAAGCAGATACAAAAACTCTATCTTTGAAAATGGAACAGTAACAGGCAAAAGCAATGTTGAACTCTCCTGCGAGATGGCTACGAAATTGGCAGAAGCATTTGCAGCGCAGCTTCCTGTAGGAGCAAAAGTAGCAGTTGGAAGAGACCATGATAAAAGTTCAAGAATGTTAAAAAGAGCATTTTTGGGAGGACTTTTATCTGCCGGAATTAATGTACTGGATCTAAGAAGCATAGCACCGTCTATTTTAAGATATACTATTGCAAAAAATCCTGATTTAGTTGGCGGAGCACACTTTAAACAGGATGTTTTTCACTCTGCAAATTCTCAAATTACACTCTTTAACGAAGAAGCTATCCGCATAGATCAAAACAGTGCAAAAAGCATCGAAAAAACATTTTTTACAGAAAAATTTCGAAGGGTGGATTTTTTACGCATTGGAGAGATTGAAGAGACAATGTACTTTAAAGAGTGCTATAGTTATAAAGCTGCCATTAAGAGCAAAATAGATCAGACCATAATAAAATCCAATAGATTTAAGGTTGTTCTTGATTTGATGCATGGGTCAACGGGTGATGTTTTTTCAATAATCTTAAATGAAATTGGTGTAGAAAACATAGTGCTAAATGCTAATTATGATGAGCAAAAGTTGTCTAATTTCAATGCACTTAAAAAACGCTCTGAGGAGAATATCTCAAAAATAGTATCAAGTCTTGGTTGTGATATTGGTATTATGATCTATCCAAATGCACAGCGCATCTATCTCGTGACTGACGAAGGTGAGATTTTAGATATGGTAAAAGGACTTTTAGTAGTTCTCTATTTGTTAAATATGCATGCATCACAGACGAGAAAAAAAGTCATTTTACCGACATGGGCTCCCGACATATTTAAATTTGAAAATCTTGATATTCAAAGAGGAAAATATTCTGATTTTAAAGCCCAAAAACTTAGAGAGTACTCATTAATAGCAACAGTTGACGGCAATTTCGCTTTTACCGAGTTTGGCGTATTCAGAGATGCCATATATGCAAGTTTAAAGATTATGGAGATGCTTAGTTTTAGTCAATATAAACTCTCTGAAATATCTAGAAAAATTGATGATTTTTGCTATATGCAAGAAAAGATTGAGTGTTCGCAAGCCCTAAAAGGTAAAATGATGCGAAAGTTTTTAGAAGATGCCAAAGGTAAAAGATCATCATCTGAAGATGGTGTAAAAATTTGGGAAAATGAGACCGATTGGATACTAATGATTCCTGATCAGTACAGCGATCATCTCAAT